A single region of the Phycisphaerae bacterium genome encodes:
- a CDS encoding alpha/beta hydrolase gives MKHSSLVIIGFVCLMILSYSTGCAREPVRAFDVDWRNNVEYLNRDNAAPLRMDIAMPRGSSKPAPAVVWIHGGAWAYGSKNFMRPLTKFTASLGYVSATVQYRLVNKKTGVRFPDPVQDVAAAVRFLRKNAAEYGIDPDRIAIGGESAGGHLALMAGLCRDQAIIGTEPYPDVSSNVSGIINLYGPTDLRLLLTGAWWVKIVARDLVGCEIGEDPSKWDAASPITHVREDGPPILTLHGTLDSVVPYSQAKSLVSACNEKHARHTLGRVPISEHAWVAIPRGTVNTSTLPIIANFLGQIFGL, from the coding sequence ATGAAACACTCCAGCTTGGTTATCATCGGGTTCGTCTGCCTGATGATTTTGTCGTATTCCACGGGCTGCGCGCGTGAGCCCGTCCGCGCCTTCGACGTGGACTGGCGCAACAATGTCGAGTACCTGAATCGCGACAACGCGGCGCCACTCAGGATGGATATCGCGATGCCCCGGGGCAGTTCGAAGCCGGCTCCTGCGGTCGTCTGGATTCACGGCGGTGCATGGGCTTACGGTTCAAAAAACTTCATGCGGCCGCTGACCAAATTCACGGCATCGCTTGGATACGTTTCTGCAACTGTGCAGTACCGTCTCGTAAATAAGAAAACGGGCGTTCGATTTCCAGATCCCGTGCAGGATGTCGCGGCCGCCGTCCGATTTCTTCGAAAGAACGCGGCAGAGTACGGAATCGACCCGGATCGCATCGCGATCGGCGGCGAATCGGCTGGTGGTCATCTTGCGCTGATGGCCGGGTTGTGCCGCGATCAGGCGATCATCGGCACGGAACCTTACCCGGATGTTTCGTCGAATGTCTCGGGCATCATCAACCTGTACGGACCGACGGATCTTCGATTGCTACTGACCGGAGCCTGGTGGGTGAAAATCGTCGCGCGTGACCTCGTCGGCTGCGAGATCGGCGAGGATCCATCAAAGTGGGACGCCGCATCGCCAATCACTCATGTGCGCGAGGACGGCCCGCCCATTCTCACGCTTCATGGCACGCTTGATAGCGTCGTTCCCTATTCGCAGGCGAAATCACTTGTGAGTGCATGCAATGAGAAACACGCTCGCCACACGCTCGGCCGCGTACCCATTTCCGAGCATGCCTGGGTCGCAATTCCACGCGGCACCGTAAACACCAGCACCCTGCCGATCATCGCCAATTTCCTGGGACAGATATTCGGATTGTGA
- a CDS encoding STAS domain-containing protein: MSTPHSRIGDCWLFEPIGTIDHDSPLAEEIGRLLDEGRPRIVLDLSSVQMITSAGLGLLVQLTARANSQGARFVLTSPSPFVQGVLQITRLIRFFEIHPSRADAMSAVNA; this comes from the coding sequence ATGTCCACGCCCCACTCACGGATCGGTGATTGTTGGCTCTTTGAGCCGATTGGAACTATCGACCATGATTCGCCGCTCGCCGAAGAAATCGGCCGACTGCTTGACGAAGGACGCCCTCGTATCGTGCTCGATCTGTCGAGCGTTCAGATGATCACGTCGGCGGGACTGGGACTACTGGTTCAATTGACGGCTCGAGCCAACTCGCAGGGTGCCCGATTCGTGCTCACCTCACCATCGCCCTTCGTGCAGGGCGTGCTTCAGATAACACGGCTCATCCGATTCTTCGAGATTCACCCGTCGCGGGCGGACGCGATGTCGGCCGTCAACGCATGA
- a CDS encoding universal stress protein, with protein MISLTRVLFPTDFSDLSLQALKYARSFAESFKAELHVLHIVDEASIYWTAVAPNTVPIGPSINELMEIAESEMQRFVQAQLADLKAPMVTEVLSGRPFMEIIRYAREKTIDLIVIGTHGRSGLHHVLLGSVAEKIVRKAPCPVLTIRHPEHEFVMP; from the coding sequence ATGATTTCGCTGACCCGCGTGCTGTTTCCGACCGATTTTTCTGATTTGTCGCTTCAGGCGTTGAAGTATGCACGGTCGTTCGCCGAGAGTTTCAAGGCGGAACTGCATGTCCTGCACATCGTGGATGAAGCGTCGATCTACTGGACCGCAGTCGCGCCGAATACCGTTCCGATCGGCCCGTCCATCAATGAACTGATGGAGATCGCCGAATCGGAGATGCAGAGATTCGTTCAGGCACAACTGGCCGATCTGAAGGCGCCGATGGTGACGGAAGTGCTGTCTGGCCGCCCGTTCATGGAGATCATCCGGTATGCGAGGGAGAAAACGATCGATTTAATCGTCATCGGCACGCATGGCCGGAGCGGGCTTCATCACGTCCTGCTCGGATCGGTCGCCGAGAAAATTGTGCGGAAGGCACCTTGTCCGGTGCTGACGATTCGGCACCCGGAACACGAATTCGTCATGCCTTGA